A window of the Cucurbita pepo subsp. pepo cultivar mu-cu-16 chromosome LG01, ASM280686v2, whole genome shotgun sequence genome harbors these coding sequences:
- the LOC111803324 gene encoding 1,4-dihydroxy-2-naphthoyl-CoA synthase, peroxisomal — protein sequence MAENDLKNTMRRRVASISGHLIPIPRTPNPDSIRLSAASIDDNYHRKHGAVSTHPVVWSIVDDNSGKEFIDIIYEKAVGEAIAKITINRPERRNAFRPQTIKELIRAFNDARDDSSIGVIILTGKGTEAFCSGGDQALRKNDGYSDFEDFGRLNVLDLQVQIRRLPKPVIAMVAGYAVGGGHILHMVCDLTIAADNAIFGQTGPKVGSFDAGYGSSIMSRLVGPKKAREMWFLTRFYSASEADKMGLVNTVVPVDKLEQETIKWCREILRNSPTAIRLLKSALNAVDDGHAGLQALAGDATLMFYGTEESNEGRSAYMERRPPDFSKFPRKP from the exons ATGGCGGAGAATGACCTGAAGAACACGATGAGAAGGAGAGTGGCTTCCATTTCCGGCCATCTCATTCCGATTCCACGAACTCCAAATCCTGACTCTATCCGCCTATCCGCCGCCTCAATCGACGACAACTACCACCGCAAGCACGGCGCTGTCTCGACTCACCCTGTCGTTTGGAGCATCGTGGACGACAACTCCGGTAAGGAATTCATCGACATCATCTACGAGAAGGCCGTTGGAGAAGCCATTGCGAAG ATTACGATCAATCGACCGGAGAGGAGAAATGCTTTCCGGCCGCAGACGATTAAAGAGCTCATTCGTGCATTTAACGATGCCAGAGACGATAGTTCAATCGGAGTCATTATTCTTACCGGAAAG GGAACAGAGGCGTTTTGCAGTGGAGGAGATCAGGCTTTGAGGAAGAACGATGGTTATTctgattttgaagattttggtCGTCTCAATGTTTTGGATTTACAG GTCCAGATTCGTCGTCTTCCAAAACCAGTTATTGCTATG GTGGCAGGTTATGCTGTTGGAGGAGGACATATTTTGCATATGGTTTGTGATTTAACCATTGCGGCAGACAATGCAATATTTGGTCAAACAGGTCCTAAg GTGGGGAGCTTCGATGCTGGCTATGGAAGCTCCATTATGTCCCGTTTG GTTGGCCCCAAAAAGGCACGAGAAATGTGGTTTCTCACCAGATTCTACTCGGCTTCTGAAGCAGATAAAATGGGTCTCGTCAACACCGTAGTTCCG GTGGATAAGCTCGAGCAAGAAACAATCAAATGGTGCAGAGAGATTCTAAGGAACAGTCCGACGGCAATCCGGTTGTTAAAATCGGCTCTCAACGCCGTTGACGACGGACATGCCGGACTTCAG GCGCTCGCCGGCGACGCCACGCTCATGTTTTATGGTACAGAAGAGAGTAACGAAGGAAGATCGGCGTATATGGAACGCCGGCCACCAGATTTCTCTAAATTCCCAAGAAAACCGTga
- the LOC111803300 gene encoding uncharacterized protein LOC111803300 yields MQPYCFLPSLNPHLSLPFHSKHHHTPPFHILINTHPLLHPQFPNPADMSDLQQQQQQQQQPALVYPNTAAVGSQPPPSHHSNGSFGAVFIVLAVILVISTVACFLGRLCNRRAENQRAKPEKTHGGARPRGKEPKLHPDKEGDIEFGLDLRNPNGKGKAPSGGNGGTKGNGHGPNGPNGHSHGFKPFENGQIKHADDDHHEGDFKFKAAAHPV; encoded by the coding sequence ATGCAACCTTATTGCTTCCTTCCTTCACTAAATCCACATCTCTCCCTTCCCTTCCACTCAAAGCACCACCACACCCCACCCTTTCATATACTCATTAATACCCATCCCCTCCTCCATCCTCAATTCCCAAACCCCGCCGACATGTCGGACCttcaacagcagcagcagcagcagcagcagccggCTTTGGTTTATCCCAACACTGCCGCCGTTGGCAGCCAACCGCCTCCTTCCCACCACTCCAACGGCTCATTCGGGGCAGTTTTTATAGTTCTTGCTGTTATTCTTGTCATATCCACTGTTGCTTGCTTCCTTGGCCGACTCTGCAACCGGCGAGCTGAAAACCAGAGGGCGAAGCCGGAGAAAACCCACGGCGGCGCTCGTCCCAGAGGGAAAGAACCCAAATTGCATCCTGACAAAGAAGGAGACATCGAATTTGGATTGGATTTGAGAAACCCAAATGGGAAAGGCAAAGCCCCATCTGGTGGAAATGGAGGAACCAAAGGCAACGGCCATGGGCCTAATGGGCCTAATGGCCATAGCCATGGGTTCAAACCCTTCGAAAATGGCCAAATCAAGCACGcggatgatgatcatcatgaAGGGGATTTCAAGTTCAAAGCAGCAGCTCATCCGGTTTGA
- the LOC111803309 gene encoding ADP-ribosylation factor 2, with the protein MGLTFTKLFSRLFAKKEMRILMVGLDAAGKTTILYKLKLGEIVTTIPTIGFNVETVEYKNISFTVWDVGGQDKIRPLWRHYFQNTQGLIFVVDSNDRDRVVEARDELHRMLNEDELRDAVLLVFANKQDLPNAMNAAEITDKLGLHSLRQRHWYIQSTCATSGEGLYEGLDWLSNNIANKA; encoded by the exons ATGGGGCTTACGTTCACAAAGCTTTTCAGTCGGCTTTTTGCCAAGAAGGAAATGCGAATTCTGATGGTTGGTCTTGATGCGGCTGGTAAGACGACTATCCTCTACAAGCTCAAGCTTGGCGAGATCGTGACAACAATCCCTACCATCG GGTTTAATGTTGAGACTGTCGAATACAAAAACATCAGCTTCACTGTCTGGGATGTTGGGGGTCAAGACAAG ATTCGTCCCTTGTGGAGGCACTACTTCCAGAATACACAGGGTCTCATATTTGTTGTTGATAGCAATGACAGAGATCGAGTTGTTGAGGCCAGGGATGAATTGCATAGGATGTTGAATGAG GATGAGCTGCGAGATGCAGTTTTGCTTGTGTTTGCTAACAAACAAGATCTTCCTAATGCAATGAATGCTGCTGAGATCACTGACAAGCTTGGGCTCCACTCGCTCCGTCAGCGTCACTG GTACATCCAGAGCACTTGTGCCACCTCTGGAGAGGGGCTTTATGAGGGGTTGGATTGGCTCTCCAACAACATTGCTAATAAG GCATGA